Proteins co-encoded in one Pseudochaenichthys georgianus chromosome 22, fPseGeo1.2, whole genome shotgun sequence genomic window:
- the LOC117467833 gene encoding NHS-like protein 3 isoform X4, which produces MVLLLTNNCSTNYYCLPTLFRRKAVQKRDDNDKTPAPPLLQENVFIEASRPEYLENLHTEALEGLKMMQQEETNNGMEFQDNMSTISNMTVQTDGEGFMTDSTIADSSSVVSVQSSVSTRSSRSGLTRQGSTFRPLNHGKKSEKTKTRRKHRKTVGGIPQHVQRELGLDRVGWSLTQRLDEEHLYNGESDNSPTAYRPQSQTRAGASLQDMSLIHPLHKHHLERLGAPNAGHRDDLALLNHLGPELSDGQRPHSLAVPGTTTSDSLQPELPSPVMSMSPQAPYMSKIIPNAVLPPSIDVVEISRGRSRNSVRTVSKSSLVMSSPASSRASSRASSSRTSSSRASNITSASRNYTHNMSDSSCWSNSESSDTLVSDSSTISSSSTPRQKRSQDGDAKEDKISVHSSISRASKCNSNGKLIVKGDEVKTEAPFSRSLSVMKPKRAPPPPSRTFSLHNKMKRRSRDLAEVRVNSRESSLNNTSASGEEDEQNKLGSSPSSPGYTADTSSLEDSTGSVSFSPIRSQVQARKSEEAERAKDSSEEKKDPDNKLRRIVSPSSGYSSQEGTSTQVSKESHSPSPRHKSGIFAKFQRLFPGSGSTPPPLREELKPVTTVETVGPSVRALRELFNIPPPPKIHAPPPPPPEVWAHSKRSFELLLGPPAPDNLYAIIKRNPKDRRPQRQSPSASANNLNVTVESISGALRVLETKKGQESGILSAEVHKENLDRLAEQNVDLKGNGKEEKVRASDIISSMLVKAVEKREGRLSVVREEEVKPASTQDPDVKTHMDTLTTISLTRITPSPSPPPAHQPPQPPTPSVVVSPEASWPPPPPPMAKVGLNGPDDIDFPLLPPPMFGEVGFVLPVQVPLENSSSGAGSTCTTTSVISVVITDQGPPPLNIPPPPPYRAPPPPVNVVSPPTIKKVSSPLLPKQVTPPPPKVTSPPPKSKDIPPPPPPKETSPPTPPKQVVSPPPPKEVSPPPPKNVSPPPSPKKSSPPTPPKEMSPQPSPKGISPPSPPKETSPPSPPKEVSSTPLKEITPPPLVKVTPLEPKEAPPAHVNEVVSPPPVIEVSTPPGPEDISCLSTEEVSPPSAQEKACQSSEEATPVKSFTPPLSIPPPPSLPSQPNPPAKELDLPGESSVVESETISVSSHSTLTPPQSIPPPPPIQLLLHPQVVPLNTHGPVTQEPSPSPEVSIPPEKAEEPAPSPPVNIPLAPPLPLQGLASIKEQPSPVSTENQTPEPTSAPAGQEGPSLIVSPSLLEMVKLRSVSSSPEPPKAQEPAAVEVTMRKQQPSNPAPPSSASGEAPQKPIRRSLIILSPPTTYSPPTTSSPPASPPATDTEQLALPETHSVLVLPASPTPAKRSPPAMTASPSMNLQEAIRLRTAARSKTGPASRLSLNSPTSPKVSQKSPCSTASFIFSKSNKRVVIETKPAPEDMATVQKVAGEAKWVKKEVKVPPPVARKPKTKGKEIEDSEGTEQTAGQEALQDGVNDATEKTNGTAGTVEGETPST; this is translated from the exons ATGGTACTGCTTCTGACTAATAACTGTAGTACAAATTACTACTGCTTACCAACTCTCTTCAGGAGGAAAG CTGTCCAAAAGCGAGATGACAATGACAAGACCCCGGCCCCCCCGCTGTTACAGGAGAATGTTTTCATCGAGGCCAGCAGGCCCGAGTACTTGGAGAACCTCCACACTGAGGCCCTGGAGGGACTGAAAATGATGCAGCAGGAAG AAACCAATAATGGAATGGAGTTCCAGGACAACATGAGCACAATT TCGAACATGACGGTCCAAACGGACGGGGAAGGGTTTATGACAGACAGCACTATTGCTGACTCATCTTCTGTCGTCTCTGTACAATCATCTGTGTCCACGAGGTCCTCCCGCTCTGGTCTCACCAGGCAAG GATCAACATTCAGGCCCTTGAATCATGGGAAAAAGTCAGAAAAGACCAAGacgaggagaaaacacaggaagaCTGTCGGGGGAATCCCACAGCATGTTCAGAGAGAACTGG GTCTGGACAGAGTGGGTTGGTCACTGACTCAGAGGTTAGATGAGGAGCATCTTTATAATGGTGAATCTGACAACAGCCCAACAGCCTATAGGCCTCAGTCACAAACCAGAGCTGGTGCCAGCCTTCAGGACATGAGCCTCATCCATCCCCTCCACAAACACCATCTTGAGCGGCTCGGTGCCCCCAATGCTGGTCATAGGGATGACCTGGCCCTGCTGAATCACCTGGGCCCCGAGCTGTCAGATGGGCAGAGGCCTCACTCCTTGGCCGTTCCCGGTACGACCACTTCTGACAGCCTCCAGCCGGAGCTGCCCAGCCCTGTAATGTCCATGTCCCCCCAGGCACCCTACATGTCCAAAATCATTCCAAATGCTGTGTTGCCACCCTCCATTGATGTGGTGGAAATCAGCCGTGGACGGAGTCGCAACAGCGTGCGCACCGTCAGTAAGAGCAGCCTGGTGATGTCCAGCCCGGCCTCCTCCAGGGCTTCCTCCAGAGCCTCTTCCTCCAGAACCTCTTCCTCCAGAGCCTCCAACATCACCTCTGCCTCCCGCAACTACACTCACAATATGTCCGACAGCTCTTGTTGGAGCAACTCTGAGTCCTCAGACACCTTGGTATCGGACTCTTCCACCatctccagcagcagcaccccAAGACAGAAGAGGTCCCAGGATGGAGATGCTAAAGAGGACAAAATCAGTGTTCACTCCTCCATCAGCAGGGCTTCAAAATGCAACTCCAATGGCAAGCTCATTGTTAAAGGAGACGAGGTTAAGACGGAGGCGCCCTTTTCACGTAGCCTCTCCGTCATGAAGCCCAAGagggctcctcctcctccgagcCGCACCTTTTCCCTCCACAATAAGATGAAGCGGCGGTCCAGGGATCTGGCAGAAGTTAGGGTCAACTCAAGGGAATCCTCTCTAAATAACACCTCAGCTTCAGGCGAGGAAGATGAACAAAATAAATTGGGATCTTCGCCCTCCAGCCCTGGATATACCGCTGACACGAGTTCACTGGAGGACTCTACAGGCTCTGTGTCATTTAGCCCCATCAGATCCCAGGTGCAGGCCCGAAAATCAGAGGAAGCCGAAAGAGCGAAAGACTCTTCAGAAGAGAAGAAGGATCCCGACAATAAGCTTAGGAGAATAGTCTCTCCATCCAGTGGCTACTCCAGCCAAGAAGGCACATCCACACAGGTTTCCAAAGAGTCCCACAGCCCATCTCCGAGGCACAAGAGTGGCATCTTCGCAAAGTTTCAACGGTTATTTCCTGGGTCTGGTTCAACGCCACCTCCTCTCCGTGAGGAACTCAAACCTGTCACCACAGTTGAAACTGTCGGCCCTTCTGTAAGGGCCTTGAGGGAACTCTTCAACATCCCTCCGCCACCTAAAATCCACGCACCTCCACCGCCTCCTCCAGAGGTGTGGGCTCACAGCAAGCGTTCatttgagctgctgctgggacccCCGGCGCCTGATAACCTTTACGCCATCATAAAGAGAAATCCAAAGGACAGGAGACCACAGAGGCAGTCTCCTTCTGCATCTGCAAATAATCTGAATGTAACAGTGGAGTCCATTAGCGGAGCCCTCCGTGTTCTGGAAACAAAGAAAGGTCAAGAAAGTGGGATTTTGAGTGCAGAGGTTCACAAAGAGAACCTCGACAGACTGGCTGAGCAGAACGTTGATTTGAAAGGAAATGGGAAAGAGGAGAAAGTGAGAGCAAGTGACATAATAAGCAGCATGTTAGTGAAGGCCGTAGAGAAGCGTGAAGGAAGGCTATCAGTGGTGAGAGAAGAAGAGGTCAAACCGGCATCCACACAAGACCCAGATGTAAAGACTCACATGGATACGTTAACCACCATTTCATTAACACGCATTACTccatctccctctcctcctccggCGCACCAGCCTCCCCAACCCCCAACCCCATCAGTCGTTGTGTCCCCCGAAGCCTCCTGGCCCCCACCGCCTCCACCAATGGCAAAAGTGGGCCTCAATGGGCCTGATGATATTGACTTCCCTCTTCTGCCTCCCCCCATGTTCGGTGAGGTGGGGTTCGTGTTACCTGTTCAGGTGCCATTGGAGAACTCCTCTTCTGGTGCTGGCTCCACGTGTACAACTACGTCCGTTATATCAGTGGTGATCACAGACCAGGGACCTCCACCCCTGAATATCCCACCTCCCCCACCATACAGGGCTCCCCCTCCACCAGTTAATGTAGTGTCCCCTCCTACAATCAAAAAGGTCTCTTCTCCACTGCTACCTAAACAAGTCACTCCACCACCTCCTAAAGTAACTTCCCCTCCGCCCAAATCTAAGGATATTCCTCCTCCGCCACCACCCAAAGAAACTTCCCCTCCGACACCACCTAAGCAGGTTGTTTCTCCGCCACCACCTAAAGAGGTCTCTCCACCACCACCCAAGAACGTTTCTCCTCCACCATCACCTAAAAAGTCATCCCCTCCAACACCGCCTAAAGAAATGTCTCCTCAACCATCGCCTAAGGGTATTTCTCCTCCATCACCACCTAAAGAAACTTCCCCTCCGTCACCACCCAAGGAGGTATCTTCTACACCACTCAAAGAAATTACTCCTCCGCCCCTTGTTAAGGTTACTCCTTTGGAACCAAAGGAGGCCCCCCCTGCTCACGTCAATGAGGTGGTATCTCCTCCACCAGTTATCGAGGTCTCCACTCCACCAGGTCCTGAAGACATATCCTGTCTGTCCACTGAAGAAGTGTCTCCTCCATCTGCTCAAGAGAAGGCCTGTCAATCTTCTGAGGAGGCCACACCTGTTAAGAGCTTTACTCCACCACTAAGTATTCCTCCTCCACCTTCCCTACCATCACAGCCAAATCCACCAGCGAAAGAACTTGATCTGCCTGGAGAGAGCTCCGTGGTTGAATCTGAAACTATCTCAGTTTCATCTCACAGTACTCTCACTCCCCCTCAGAGTATTCCCCCTCCACCTCCTATACAGCTTCTCCTCCACCCTCAGGTTGTACCCCTGAACACCCATGGTCCAGTGACCCAGGAGCCCTCCCCTTCCCCAGAAGTCTCTATCCCACCAGAAAAGGCTGAAGAACCTGCTCCTTCTCCACCTGTAAACATTCCTTTAGCTCCACCTTTACCTTTGCAGGGCCTTGCCAGCATTAAGGAGCAGCCTAGTCCTGTAAGCACAGAGAACCAAACCCCGGAGCCGACCTCTGCCCCCGCTGGACAGGAGGGACCCTCCCTCATTGTCAGCCCCTCCCTTCTGGAGATGGTCAAGCTGCGGTCAGTCAGCAGCAGCCCTGAGCCTCCTAAAGCTCAGGAGCCAGCAGCGGTGGAGGTTACCATGAGGAAGCAGCAGCCCAGCAACCCTGCCCCCCCCTCATCCGCCAGTGGTGAGGCTCCTCAGAAGCCCATCAGAAGGTCTCTGATAATCCTCTCACCACCAACCACATATTCACCACCAACCACATCTTCACCACCCGCCTCACCCCCTGCCACAGACACTGAACAACTAGCTCTGCCAGAGACCCATTCTGTTTTGGTACTGCCTGCCTCCCCAACCCCAGCGAAAAGGTCTCCACCTGCCATGACGGCCTCTCCTTCCATGAACCTGCAGGAGGCCATCCGCCTGAGGACAGCGGCCAGATCAAAAACCGGCCCCGCATCCCGCCTCAGTTTGAACTCCCCAACGTCGCCAAAAGTCTCCCAAAAGTCCCCCTGCAGCACAGCAAGCTTTATCTTCTCCAAGAGCAACAAGAGGGTGGTGATCGAGACCAAGCCGGCACCGGAGGACATGGCCACCGTACAGAAGGTGGCAGGCGAAGCGAAGTGGGTCAAGAAGGAAGTTAAGGTGCCACCACCCGTTGCAAGGAAACCAAAAACAAAGGGGAAAGAGATCGAGGACAGTGAAGGGACGGAGCAGACTGCAGGACAGGAAGCACTGCAAGACGGTGTCAATG ATGCTACGGAGAAAACAAATGGGACAGCAGGTACTGTTGAAGGAGAGACGCCATCCACATGA
- the LOC117467833 gene encoding NHS-like protein 3 isoform X2, producing the protein MSNRDSLGFGELLPQDVVDIFAQEKHSKRGRKKRSHSLGRALVWLKGKKNKDPGFKGHSLGLGPALDLALDGHPAAGHQGGHKGGHKSGRQAHHQAVQKRDDNDKTPAPPLLQENVFIEASRPEYLENLHTEALEGLKMMQQEETNNGMEFQDNMSTISNMTVQTDGEGFMTDSTIADSSSVVSVQSSVSTRSSRSGLTRQGSTFRPLNHGKKSEKTKTRRKHRKTVGGIPQHVQRELGLDRVGWSLTQRLDEEHLYNGESDNSPTAYRPQSQTRAGASLQDMSLIHPLHKHHLERLGAPNAGHRDDLALLNHLGPELSDGQRPHSLAVPGTTTSDSLQPELPSPVMSMSPQAPYMSKIIPNAVLPPSIDVVEISRGRSRNSVRTVSKSSLVMSSPASSRASSRASSSRTSSSRASNITSASRNYTHNMSDSSCWSNSESSDTLVSDSSTISSSSTPRQKRSQDGDAKEDKISVHSSISRASKCNSNGKLIVKGDEVKTEAPFSRSLSVMKPKRAPPPPSRTFSLHNKMKRRSRDLAEVRVNSRESSLNNTSASGEEDEQNKLGSSPSSPGYTADTSSLEDSTGSVSFSPIRSQVQARKSEEAERAKDSSEEKKDPDNKLRRIVSPSSGYSSQEGTSTQVSKESHSPSPRHKSGIFAKFQRLFPGSGSTPPPLREELKPVTTVETVGPSVRALRELFNIPPPPKIHAPPPPPPEVWAHSKRSFELLLGPPAPDNLYAIIKRNPKDRRPQRQSPSASANNLNVTVESISGALRVLETKKGQESGILSAEVHKENLDRLAEQNVDLKGNGKEEKVRASDIISSMLVKAVEKREGRLSVVREEEVKPASTQDPDVKTHMDTLTTISLTRITPSPSPPPAHQPPQPPTPSVVVSPEASWPPPPPPMAKVGLNGPDDIDFPLLPPPMFGEVGFVLPVQVPLENSSSGAGSTCTTTSVISVVITDQGPPPLNIPPPPPYRAPPPPVNVVSPPTIKKVSSPLLPKQVTPPPPKVTSPPPKSKDIPPPPPPKETSPPTPPKQVVSPPPPKEVSPPPPKNVSPPPSPKKSSPPTPPKEMSPQPSPKGISPPSPPKETSPPSPPKEVSSTPLKEITPPPLVKVTPLEPKEAPPAHVNEVVSPPPVIEVSTPPGPEDISCLSTEEVSPPSAQEKACQSSEEATPVKSFTPPLSIPPPPSLPSQPNPPAKELDLPGESSVVESETISVSSHSTLTPPQSIPPPPPIQLLLHPQVVPLNTHGPVTQEPSPSPEVSIPPEKAEEPAPSPPVNIPLAPPLPLQGLASIKEQPSPVSTENQTPEPTSAPAGQEGPSLIVSPSLLEMVKLRSVSSSPEPPKAQEPAAVEVTMRKQQPSNPAPPSSASGEAPQKPIRRSLIILSPPTTYSPPTTSSPPASPPATDTEQLALPETHSVLVLPASPTPAKRSPPAMTASPSMNLQEAIRLRTAARSKTGPASRLSLNSPTSPKVSQKSPCSTASFIFSKSNKRVVIETKPAPEDMATVQKVAGEAKWVKKEVKVPPPVARKPKTKGKEIEDSEGTEQTAGQEALQDGVNDATEKTNGTAGTVEGETPST; encoded by the exons CTGTCCAAAAGCGAGATGACAATGACAAGACCCCGGCCCCCCCGCTGTTACAGGAGAATGTTTTCATCGAGGCCAGCAGGCCCGAGTACTTGGAGAACCTCCACACTGAGGCCCTGGAGGGACTGAAAATGATGCAGCAGGAAG AAACCAATAATGGAATGGAGTTCCAGGACAACATGAGCACAATT TCGAACATGACGGTCCAAACGGACGGGGAAGGGTTTATGACAGACAGCACTATTGCTGACTCATCTTCTGTCGTCTCTGTACAATCATCTGTGTCCACGAGGTCCTCCCGCTCTGGTCTCACCAGGCAAG GATCAACATTCAGGCCCTTGAATCATGGGAAAAAGTCAGAAAAGACCAAGacgaggagaaaacacaggaagaCTGTCGGGGGAATCCCACAGCATGTTCAGAGAGAACTGG GTCTGGACAGAGTGGGTTGGTCACTGACTCAGAGGTTAGATGAGGAGCATCTTTATAATGGTGAATCTGACAACAGCCCAACAGCCTATAGGCCTCAGTCACAAACCAGAGCTGGTGCCAGCCTTCAGGACATGAGCCTCATCCATCCCCTCCACAAACACCATCTTGAGCGGCTCGGTGCCCCCAATGCTGGTCATAGGGATGACCTGGCCCTGCTGAATCACCTGGGCCCCGAGCTGTCAGATGGGCAGAGGCCTCACTCCTTGGCCGTTCCCGGTACGACCACTTCTGACAGCCTCCAGCCGGAGCTGCCCAGCCCTGTAATGTCCATGTCCCCCCAGGCACCCTACATGTCCAAAATCATTCCAAATGCTGTGTTGCCACCCTCCATTGATGTGGTGGAAATCAGCCGTGGACGGAGTCGCAACAGCGTGCGCACCGTCAGTAAGAGCAGCCTGGTGATGTCCAGCCCGGCCTCCTCCAGGGCTTCCTCCAGAGCCTCTTCCTCCAGAACCTCTTCCTCCAGAGCCTCCAACATCACCTCTGCCTCCCGCAACTACACTCACAATATGTCCGACAGCTCTTGTTGGAGCAACTCTGAGTCCTCAGACACCTTGGTATCGGACTCTTCCACCatctccagcagcagcaccccAAGACAGAAGAGGTCCCAGGATGGAGATGCTAAAGAGGACAAAATCAGTGTTCACTCCTCCATCAGCAGGGCTTCAAAATGCAACTCCAATGGCAAGCTCATTGTTAAAGGAGACGAGGTTAAGACGGAGGCGCCCTTTTCACGTAGCCTCTCCGTCATGAAGCCCAAGagggctcctcctcctccgagcCGCACCTTTTCCCTCCACAATAAGATGAAGCGGCGGTCCAGGGATCTGGCAGAAGTTAGGGTCAACTCAAGGGAATCCTCTCTAAATAACACCTCAGCTTCAGGCGAGGAAGATGAACAAAATAAATTGGGATCTTCGCCCTCCAGCCCTGGATATACCGCTGACACGAGTTCACTGGAGGACTCTACAGGCTCTGTGTCATTTAGCCCCATCAGATCCCAGGTGCAGGCCCGAAAATCAGAGGAAGCCGAAAGAGCGAAAGACTCTTCAGAAGAGAAGAAGGATCCCGACAATAAGCTTAGGAGAATAGTCTCTCCATCCAGTGGCTACTCCAGCCAAGAAGGCACATCCACACAGGTTTCCAAAGAGTCCCACAGCCCATCTCCGAGGCACAAGAGTGGCATCTTCGCAAAGTTTCAACGGTTATTTCCTGGGTCTGGTTCAACGCCACCTCCTCTCCGTGAGGAACTCAAACCTGTCACCACAGTTGAAACTGTCGGCCCTTCTGTAAGGGCCTTGAGGGAACTCTTCAACATCCCTCCGCCACCTAAAATCCACGCACCTCCACCGCCTCCTCCAGAGGTGTGGGCTCACAGCAAGCGTTCatttgagctgctgctgggacccCCGGCGCCTGATAACCTTTACGCCATCATAAAGAGAAATCCAAAGGACAGGAGACCACAGAGGCAGTCTCCTTCTGCATCTGCAAATAATCTGAATGTAACAGTGGAGTCCATTAGCGGAGCCCTCCGTGTTCTGGAAACAAAGAAAGGTCAAGAAAGTGGGATTTTGAGTGCAGAGGTTCACAAAGAGAACCTCGACAGACTGGCTGAGCAGAACGTTGATTTGAAAGGAAATGGGAAAGAGGAGAAAGTGAGAGCAAGTGACATAATAAGCAGCATGTTAGTGAAGGCCGTAGAGAAGCGTGAAGGAAGGCTATCAGTGGTGAGAGAAGAAGAGGTCAAACCGGCATCCACACAAGACCCAGATGTAAAGACTCACATGGATACGTTAACCACCATTTCATTAACACGCATTACTccatctccctctcctcctccggCGCACCAGCCTCCCCAACCCCCAACCCCATCAGTCGTTGTGTCCCCCGAAGCCTCCTGGCCCCCACCGCCTCCACCAATGGCAAAAGTGGGCCTCAATGGGCCTGATGATATTGACTTCCCTCTTCTGCCTCCCCCCATGTTCGGTGAGGTGGGGTTCGTGTTACCTGTTCAGGTGCCATTGGAGAACTCCTCTTCTGGTGCTGGCTCCACGTGTACAACTACGTCCGTTATATCAGTGGTGATCACAGACCAGGGACCTCCACCCCTGAATATCCCACCTCCCCCACCATACAGGGCTCCCCCTCCACCAGTTAATGTAGTGTCCCCTCCTACAATCAAAAAGGTCTCTTCTCCACTGCTACCTAAACAAGTCACTCCACCACCTCCTAAAGTAACTTCCCCTCCGCCCAAATCTAAGGATATTCCTCCTCCGCCACCACCCAAAGAAACTTCCCCTCCGACACCACCTAAGCAGGTTGTTTCTCCGCCACCACCTAAAGAGGTCTCTCCACCACCACCCAAGAACGTTTCTCCTCCACCATCACCTAAAAAGTCATCCCCTCCAACACCGCCTAAAGAAATGTCTCCTCAACCATCGCCTAAGGGTATTTCTCCTCCATCACCACCTAAAGAAACTTCCCCTCCGTCACCACCCAAGGAGGTATCTTCTACACCACTCAAAGAAATTACTCCTCCGCCCCTTGTTAAGGTTACTCCTTTGGAACCAAAGGAGGCCCCCCCTGCTCACGTCAATGAGGTGGTATCTCCTCCACCAGTTATCGAGGTCTCCACTCCACCAGGTCCTGAAGACATATCCTGTCTGTCCACTGAAGAAGTGTCTCCTCCATCTGCTCAAGAGAAGGCCTGTCAATCTTCTGAGGAGGCCACACCTGTTAAGAGCTTTACTCCACCACTAAGTATTCCTCCTCCACCTTCCCTACCATCACAGCCAAATCCACCAGCGAAAGAACTTGATCTGCCTGGAGAGAGCTCCGTGGTTGAATCTGAAACTATCTCAGTTTCATCTCACAGTACTCTCACTCCCCCTCAGAGTATTCCCCCTCCACCTCCTATACAGCTTCTCCTCCACCCTCAGGTTGTACCCCTGAACACCCATGGTCCAGTGACCCAGGAGCCCTCCCCTTCCCCAGAAGTCTCTATCCCACCAGAAAAGGCTGAAGAACCTGCTCCTTCTCCACCTGTAAACATTCCTTTAGCTCCACCTTTACCTTTGCAGGGCCTTGCCAGCATTAAGGAGCAGCCTAGTCCTGTAAGCACAGAGAACCAAACCCCGGAGCCGACCTCTGCCCCCGCTGGACAGGAGGGACCCTCCCTCATTGTCAGCCCCTCCCTTCTGGAGATGGTCAAGCTGCGGTCAGTCAGCAGCAGCCCTGAGCCTCCTAAAGCTCAGGAGCCAGCAGCGGTGGAGGTTACCATGAGGAAGCAGCAGCCCAGCAACCCTGCCCCCCCCTCATCCGCCAGTGGTGAGGCTCCTCAGAAGCCCATCAGAAGGTCTCTGATAATCCTCTCACCACCAACCACATATTCACCACCAACCACATCTTCACCACCCGCCTCACCCCCTGCCACAGACACTGAACAACTAGCTCTGCCAGAGACCCATTCTGTTTTGGTACTGCCTGCCTCCCCAACCCCAGCGAAAAGGTCTCCACCTGCCATGACGGCCTCTCCTTCCATGAACCTGCAGGAGGCCATCCGCCTGAGGACAGCGGCCAGATCAAAAACCGGCCCCGCATCCCGCCTCAGTTTGAACTCCCCAACGTCGCCAAAAGTCTCCCAAAAGTCCCCCTGCAGCACAGCAAGCTTTATCTTCTCCAAGAGCAACAAGAGGGTGGTGATCGAGACCAAGCCGGCACCGGAGGACATGGCCACCGTACAGAAGGTGGCAGGCGAAGCGAAGTGGGTCAAGAAGGAAGTTAAGGTGCCACCACCCGTTGCAAGGAAACCAAAAACAAAGGGGAAAGAGATCGAGGACAGTGAAGGGACGGAGCAGACTGCAGGACAGGAAGCACTGCAAGACGGTGTCAATG ATGCTACGGAGAAAACAAATGGGACAGCAGGTACTGTTGAAGGAGAGACGCCATCCACATGA